In Phoenix dactylifera cultivar Barhee BC4 chromosome 1, palm_55x_up_171113_PBpolish2nd_filt_p, whole genome shotgun sequence, the genomic stretch AGTTCCATGCAGGTCCTTGATATAAGAAGATTGTAACCTATCATATGATAAGGAACAGTATGAAGTGATCTAATTATGTCCCCTAGATATTTCACCATGTTAGGCAGTCCACTACATCTCAGCGCTGGTTTTTTAGCTTGACTAAACAAGTGGGTGATCTATACCAGCAAAGCATCCGGTAAAGTATCCATGACATGCCACGTGTCTCAAGAAGCATCCGTTAAACATTAGACATAGCATggaacaaaaggaagatagataAGATGTGACTGCATTTTGAGTTTTCGAAAACCAAAACAGCTTACTGATGAACAAACACAGTGACAAAGAATCTTAATATAATAAGGACTGCAGCTCAATATGTAAACTGCACCCTATTTTGACAGCCAGTAAATCAAGATAAGAAATGTACAAACAGAAGCAACAAGGGAAAGAATGATGGTATCCATTGATTTTTTCCTTCTAATTGCTGAGAGAATATGATTTACCTGCACAATTAATGAATATAGTATATTGATAAATGATCCATTCAACAATACTGGCATCAATCTGCTAATTTATTTTGGATCAGGTAAAATACACTCATCACATACCGTGGGAACTCGGTTGCTAAAATTGCTTATCTTATTGTTGATACCACCAAATGTAGAGCGTTGAAAAACAAGTGTTCCTAAAGTAGCCTGGGCTTGAGATATCACAGTATCCATCTGCAGTCAAACACGAGTTTTGAGCAGAAAACATTTCATGATTGCATAGCTTCTACAATCTCCTTTTCAAGTCATCGATGTCAATTACACAAATTTAGTTGGCCaactcattcaaataaaaacaatcacaaataaaaaagtttctttcaaattgatataCAGTAAGAGCAGAACAAATAAtgttttcaatgattttttttaattacatattacaaAAGTATAGTTAACAAAAACTAAGTATAATAAAAAGTGGACAGTTTTATGAAAATGGTGGCCTTGTAAATAGCCATTGTTTAAGTTTGTTGGATAAAGTTATACTATAGCATCTGAGTACTGATATTTGAAATATGAATACAGATGCAGGAAAACTGTACAATAAACTAATATTATAAAACATTGAATTGAGATTAATAAGTAGATTTACAAATGCGAATCACCTGCTCGTTGATATGTAACTAGAAGTGGACAGTTTTATAAAAATGGTGGCCTTGTAAATAGCCATTGTTTAAGTTTGTTGGATAAAGTGTATACTATAGTATCTGAGTACCGAAATTGAAAATGTTGACTTAGTACTGATGAGATATCAGTCAACATTATTTATTCCTTAAAGATGCTAGCCAGTAAAGATAAGTTTCTTTTGTAGCTAATGATGCATCCATGTAGCATCAAACCTGGCCATTCCACTAGCTGCATTTCAAGATGAAAGCCGGCAAAGGCTTCAGGACAAGATGGGTACAGAGAGGAAGAGAATGGAGGGCATGAAAGAGAAAGAGACCTGTCCTGAACTTCTACTTAGAGCTGCTTGTTCTTTAAGAAGAGCCTGATCAACAGAACCAGCTCCCTCTTCCATATCCAATCTTGCCCTATCGAAATCCCTGAAGTCTAGAAGGAGTGATGCATGTTCCTGCTTAGTCCTGATGCTAGAGCGGAGCCGATAAAACTCCtgcatttaaaaaaattaaacaccAGGGTTAGCATTCACCAGAATCTACAGATGCCAAGCACTGATGTAGTTCTGATCCTAGTCTTTTTAACAATGAGAGGCTTATAACTATAAAAGCAGCATGTCAATTCTAATGTTCAAGGGCACTTTATCTTGGTACATACTAGTTGCATACTCTAGGTATAGTTTCATTTAAAATTAACAATCAGATTTAGCTTAAATTTATTGGTTCTTCATCTGGTTAACAAGCTTTTGTACCTGAGTAAGATCTTGCAGAATTTCTTTGTGCCGAGTTAATGTATGTGAAAGAATTTCTGAGCCTCCTGAAGATACCCAGGTTTGCATTTGTGAATTAACATGCTGAAGTTGTTTCAGTAATCGTTCTATTCCAGATTCAAGATCATTCTCTGAACCATCAGGTTTTGTGGAAACCGATCTACGATATGAATTCATCTGCTCATCCAGCTGAGCTTCAAGTTTCCTTGcctgcatgaaaaagaaaaaacagttTCACTAAAGGTTGgatatattctatcaaatgctCACTTCGTCAATGGATTTCAAACAAATACCAGCATAGTATTCACCTGTTGGAAGCAATACAGCATATTGTAATCATGCAACACAATGTATGTTTCATTGTTCTCATTTCATACTGGAGGAATATATGCACGTATTCCATAGCTTTATTCCTATTTGAAGAGTTTCAGTATTCTTGTATGAAATTGTCAGACTAAGTGGCTTGTATATGCCGTTTCGCATAGATGGGTAATGTAAAGTGTTGGGTGCAATACATCCTCACtacaactgaaaaaaaaaaagttgcaaaACAGTTTGTTGAAACAAAATTGCAGTAGAATCTCAAAGGTTTCTCTATAGAATGGGGGaaactaaatatatatttttttaagaaacaaAACTAAATATATGTCAAGTTAAAAAATGTTGGAATGCCAAAAGTAGTAAGAAGGATGTAATTGTGAAGGCTGCTCAAGAGGATATCACTAAGGACTTGCAACAAAAAAGCAACATGAACCAGCTGTATGAAATCGAAAACAAGAGAA encodes the following:
- the LOC103720348 gene encoding Golgi SNAP receptor complex member 1-1-like translates to MEASSWDALRKQARKLEAQLDEQMNSYRRSVSTKPDGSENDLESGIERLLKQLQHVNSQMQTWVSSGGSEILSHTLTRHKEILQDLTQEFYRLRSSIRTKQEHASLLLDFRDFDRARLDMEEGAGSVDQALLKEQAALSRSSGQMDTVISQAQATLGTLVFQRSTFGGINNKISNFSNRVPTVNHILSAIRRKKSMDTIILSLVASVCTFLILIYWLSK